The Moorena producens PAL-8-15-08-1 genomic interval GCTTGAGTATAGTGCGGGTTTTCTCGCAAAGCGGCATCATAGTCATCTACTAGCAACACCAAGAACTTGTTTCGTTTTCCAAGCTTTCCCAATACTTGGCGCATAACCCTGGCAGTTACTTTTCCGTGGTCGAGCAATGTCTCAATTTCAGTCTGAAGGTCTGGCTCACTGTCCAATTTATCGATCAGCTCAGTTAAAACTTCTTGCCAAAACCCGGAAGCTGTAAACGGTTGGATACTTTCGCAACTGAGTAGCACCATCAAAGCCTGGGATGGGTCTTGTCCATACTCTTTCCAAACGTCCGGAGAAGCCAGGAGTTCCAGGAAAGAGGTCTTACCCATCCCAGGACCACCCCAAATGGCTAAGTTACTGCGGTTCGAGATTTGATTAAAACTAGCCAGAATTTCTGATTGTCGTCCCACAAAACGGTCTGGGGGAACTGGTGCGCCTACAACGAAAGGATTGTTTAATTGGTTATAGAATTGATAAGCTTGTTTATTATCTGGCTCTATCCTTAGCACTTGGTCAAATTGCCGCCTGGCTAGGATAACTTCCCCTACTTCCATCAGGTGTTGTGCATAACCTAAACGCGATCGCACTAATCCATCCTGATTCCGGACTGGATCAACTAGGTATGCTCGCTGATAGCATTGCACTGCTTTATCAAATACGTGACCTTCCAAATATATCCGATACTTTTTAGCTACCAAAATCTACCAAGGGCGGATTCTGGCTCACTAATGCAAGCTGATCTCGCAGCCAGGGGGTATCTCCCAAGGCTCGCAGAAATATACCACGAGCACCGTTGATGTCTCTGTCCATGACTTTGCCATCAACTTTTGACTTGATAGTCTTACTCCCGCCTATGTTTACCAGTTCACCTGTCCAGCTAACAGTCTTACTGGTGTAAGCCTCGCAGACATCTACGACTGTTTTTCCAGTTATGCACGCTTTATGCTTTAAAAATTCTTTGAAGCGATAATGAGCAAAGCTGAGCATGTTCCGAACGGTTTTAGATCTGATTTTTCTATTCCTTTTCTCCGACATTTTAGATGTTTCAAAGGTGGGAAGTAGAATCACATCAAAGTTATCAACCAAAAACCTAGCTGTCTTATGATGAAGCTCATTGATTAGGTTCTGGATCTTGATAACCATTCGCCTAGCGGCTTTTCTCATCCGACGCTTTTGTCCGCGTTTGGCTTTACTTATTTTAGACAGTAAATTATCTAAATGCTGACACAGGCGTTGGATGCGAGAAAAATCTCCGTGCCCAATCTTTCCTACAGATGTCTCACTGAAAAAAGTGATGAAAGTTCTGACTCCAGGGTCTAAGGCAACTACTCTACCTTGGTTTTCGGTATATGATACAGCTACCTTGTGAGGGACTACTAGATAGTAATCGCCATTGTTGCTAGTTAGTCGGCAGTCGCAAATATCTACGGGTAAGTCTTCAGCGTAAGTCAATTTACCCAGCTTTGTGTGATATATTCCTGTCTCAGAAACTGCTGACTTAGGGATATAGCAAGACTGAATAGGGTTCTTCCTTGATCTAAATCTTACCCGATTAATTTGTGACGTCTTTTTATACTTTTTCTTAGCCTCACTGACAGCAGTACAAGCGTCCTTTATCGCTATCGATTTAATCTGATAAGGTACTTCCTTGCACCACTCGGGAAGGTCGTTCAGTATTCCTGTTTTGATGGCTTTCCAATTGGCTTTTACAACGCCTGCTTGGAGAATTTTGACGGTTTTGTTGAACACATAACGGGACACTCCGAACCATTGGCGAATAAGAGATCTCTGGTCAGGATTTAGGAACAGTCGAATCTTCTTTGATTTTTTTACCGTACTTTCGGAGTCCGTGAACCCGGCAGGAGAAGACGTGAATGATGGACATAAGATCTGCGGTAAGTTCGGACTCTGGGCAGCTTTCAGATTGGCTGAGAACCAGGATTTTTCCACCGTTGAGACCGACCGGAGATGAAACCTTAGAGTAGTGCAGCCTTACTACAAAACCAAGACCCTATGCTGCATAATTTACCAACTATAAAGGCTGCACTACTCTTACGGTAACTTCTAACCAAGTACTCAATGAGTTCAAACCCAAATCGGGTAAGTCTGTCTTTACAGGCAACAACAATCGTGAGCTGATCTCCGAGCACAATTCGCTCCAGTATGGTTCTAAGCCCTTTCCTCTTGTAGTTAAGACCTGAGCCGATGTCAAAGATGATTTCGGCGTCGGGGAAGAGGGAATGGAGATAGGCGAGAAGTCTGTCGAGGTCGTCTCTTTGTTTGCTGGTACTGACTCGGCAATAGCAAATCGTCTTGGCAGATCGTTCACAAAGTTGATCAGGTTTTGAACGTCTTGCTCCGAACCTGAGGACATCTTCTGAATGAAATAGTCTAGTTCCGCCTGGAGTCCTTTCGCATCTGAGAGTGCCATTATCTGCGTACTTCCGTAACGTGTTCCTTGATAGTCCCGTAAGTTCGACCGCCTTACGGATTGGTATAAGTGCCATGACTTAAATCTAACACTTGCTTGTAGATAGTGTTAGATTAGTGGAAATTTTTGGTAACTGTCACAAGCCTCCAGATCGTAACTCTTGGTAAAGCAGATAACCGGCATTCTGTAGCAAGACCGGGTGTCCATCAGCAATCTCTTTAATACCATCCCGCAACGCTGGTGTCATCGGCATACCAAATAGCAGAGTATCTACTTCATTCTTGTTAAATGGCTTAAGTTGTCGAAACAGATAGTGATTGTACCACGGGGATTTATCTGGGGTGAGACTCGGTCCAAGTTCATTAAGACGGCGAGATGACGTGACAATCATGGAGAGGTATTGCCTTTCCTCAGCAAAATAAGCTACGCTGCGACACTGACTTAGAAAGGCTTCCATGTCAGCTTCGGTGTAGGTTTCATGAGTGCGAAAGACAGCATCATAATCATCCGCTAGCAATACTAGGAATTTGTTGTGTGCTCCCAGCTTACCTAAGA includes:
- a CDS encoding tetratricopeptide repeat protein gives rise to the protein MVAKKYRIYLEGHVFDKAVQCYQRAYLVDPVRNQDGLVRSRLGYAQHLMEVGEVILARRQFDQVLRIEPDNKQAYQFYNQLNNPFVVGAPVPPDRFVGRQSEILASFNQISNRSNLAIWGGPGMGKTSFLELLASPDVWKEYGQDPSQALMVLLSCESIQPFTASGFWQEVLTELIDKLDSEPDLQTEIETLLDHGKVTARVMRQVLGKLGKRNKFLVLLVDDYDAALRENPHYTQADMEIFVTECSSIAYHSRERRYLSMIVTSLRPLNELGPPFNPNSSPWYNHYLFQSLKPLTETEVEQLMASIPITPALRDVIKNRAGGHPALL
- a CDS encoding AAA-like domain-containing protein codes for the protein MPNNPFIVGKPVPPERFVGRTALIETAFDQISHRSNLSVWGGPGIGKSSFLELLTWPEIWRIHQTDPSQAVIVLLNCLSIHPFSGSGFWGKVLSLIKTKLDSNPGLQADIDKFLQDGKSTAEDFQKVLGKLGAHNKFLVLLADDYDAVFRTHETYTEADMEAFLSQCRSVAYFAEERQYLSMIVTSSRRLNELGPSLTPDKSPWYNHYLFRQLKPFNKNEVDTLLFGMPMTPALRDGIKEIADGHPVLLQNAGYLLYQELRSGGL
- a CDS encoding RNA-guided endonuclease InsQ/TnpB family protein — encoded protein: MEKSWFSANLKAAQSPNLPQILCPSFTSSPAGFTDSESTVKKSKKIRLFLNPDQRSLIRQWFGVSRYVFNKTVKILQAGVVKANWKAIKTGILNDLPEWCKEVPYQIKSIAIKDACTAVSEAKKKYKKTSQINRVRFRSRKNPIQSCYIPKSAVSETGIYHTKLGKLTYAEDLPVDICDCRLTSNNGDYYLVVPHKVAVSYTENQGRVVALDPGVRTFITFFSETSVGKIGHGDFSRIQRLCQHLDNLLSKISKAKRGQKRRMRKAARRMVIKIQNLINELHHKTARFLVDNFDVILLPTFETSKMSEKRNRKIRSKTVRNMLSFAHYRFKEFLKHKACITGKTVVDVCEAYTSKTVSWTGELVNIGGSKTIKSKVDGKVMDRDINGARGIFLRALGDTPWLRDQLALVSQNPPLVDFGS
- a CDS encoding IS607 family transposase, which gives rise to MALIPIRKAVELTGLSRNTLRKYADNGTLRCERTPGGTRLFHSEDVLRFGARRSKPDQLCERSAKTICYCRVSTSKQRDDLDRLLAYLHSLFPDAEIIFDIGSGLNYKRKGLRTILERIVLGDQLTIVVACKDRLTRFGFELIEYLVRSYRKSSAAFIVGKLCSIGSWFCSKAALL